The DNA sequence TTGAAGTGTCACAACATATAAACCTTCAATCTGTGGAAGGGCACGATCACTGATCTTCAGCTCGCAAACATCAGGCATGTGCTTCAAGACAAGCGTTTTTAGCTGTGGGAAGCACCCCTCATAAAGAACTAGGGTGTTTGCACTACACACCCTGTTAAGGCTAAGATAGGTTAGGTTCGGCACATATGGAGCAAGCAACTTGAATGGATCATCCTTAAGTCCACACCAGCTTATAGCTAGATACTTCAGATTTCTGCCATGGTCAAGAAATATGGGGCACTCTAATGTCTTGTCTGCCCAACATCCTCTGATTATCAACCTGTGGAGTTTTTCAGATTCTGGCTTGAGAGCTTGCAGGCAAAGTTCCTCATTCTCATCACTTGCAGAGAGTAGCAAGCTAGAAAGAAGTGGCATCATGGAAAGTGTAGCAAAAAGATTTGCACAGTCAACAGCACGTATTTTGTCAATCCACACACTCTGTAGTTTTGTAAGTTTCACCAGCTGCTCAGCCAAGTCCTCGCTGGCTTCCACGGTCTCAAGAGTCTGCAGATCCTCCAAATTGGATAGCTGTTTTGGTGCTTGCATTCCGATGAAATACCGGAACTTTGACTGCTCCTCATCATCATATCTATCAGCTAGAAGGTGCCGCAGCTTCTTGACCCTAACAATCCCTCGtggcagcttctctatttttgtTTGCTTGATGTCCAGGGTGAGGAGGTTTGAGAGCTTCCCAATAGACTCCGGGAGTGACTTGACCCTTGTGCGGCGCAGACCAATGTAGCGCAGATTAAACAAATTTCCTATGGACGCTGGCACTACGGTTATTTCAGAATCTTGCAGCTCAAGGACAGTAAGATAGTGGGATTCAGATAAAATTGGTGATAACAACTGAGAAGGCGATGAAATTattccaagtgccactagggttCGAAGACGTGGGAAATTTGCTTTTACTGCAATTTTGTCTTTCCATCCACATGACGACAGACGACGAACATCCTTGTCCATTTGAGACATGCTTGAAAAATCATATGCACAACCATACTTTTCCTCTTTGGAAATAGAAAGCACCAGCTCACGCACAAGGTCATGCATCTTGCAGGTACTAACCCTGCCTAGCTCATCATTGTCGACAACTTCCAGCATGTTTCTTTGAATCAGTTCTCGGAGATATCTGTCAGCCACCTCCTCTGCTGTGCTTTGTTCTTTTGGCACGGCAAAACTTTCTGCAACCCACAGCCTCACAAGGCTTTCCCGTGAGAATTTATGATCCTCTGGGAACAGACCACAATACAAGAAGCAATTCCTCAGTTCTCCAGGTGTGTCATGGTAGCTCAGATTTAGAATTGCACGAAGATGATCATTATTTGCTAGCTCACCCCGAAGTTGGTTGTACGTCTCATTCCAAACGTATTCTGTTGCTGGCAGTGAAGACAACATACCACCTATGGATACAATTGCAAGTGGCAGGCCTTGGCATCTATCCACTAAAGCATTAGCCAGCTTCTCAAGGTTCTGAGGGCACTTGCATTCCATGCGGTTATAGAAAGCCTTTCTGCAGAAAAGGTTAAATGCATCATTGTGTTCCAATGGTTTGAGTTTGAGTTGATGTCTTGGTTGAGCAAGTGCAGCCACATGTTCCTGTCTTGTTGTGATTATAACTCTACATGCTTGGAGGTTCTGGAATACATCCATTATCTGAGTGTATGCTTCTCGATTCCAAACATCATCTAATACAAACAAACAGTTTCCACCTGATAgcctttcttttatttttacttCCAAGTCATGGGTATCCAAATCCATTAGCTGTGAATGTGAATGTTCTTGGTCCCCAATCTTCCTAAGCATTTTTCTCAGCAAATCAACCAAACCATAGGTCTGAGACACAACAATCCAAGCATGAGTGGTAAAGTTGATCTTCTCCTGCTCATACACATTTGCGACCAGGATGGTTTTTCCTAGTCCACCCATTCCAGATACTGTAATCACTATGCTATCTTGTTTGTCAGAGTACAGCCATTCAGTCACCTGTCTTCTGTTGTGTTCAATCCCCACAATATCAGCTTGTACAACTTCACGGAAACTGATCCGTGGTGTGTTTCTTTCAATATCAGCAAGTGGATTAGGAATAAGCTGTGTCAGCTGCAGCCACCGATCTCGCCGCTTGACAACATTTTCAATTTTCTTCTCTATCTGGATAATCTCATCAGCAATCTCACTGAAAACTTTGACATAATAAGCTTTGGAGAAGAACTTCTTCATGGTATTTTCTTCCTCCAATTTAAGAGCATGATATGAATATTTATCCATTACATCCTCAACACGGTGGGCCATATCCCGCACCTCTCCAATCCAGTCTTTAACAAGCTCATCGCTATGACCTGGTGTACTAAATTGCTTTACAACAATACTCATCGCCTTAAATTCTTTCCCTATTTCCTCAACTTTCTCTGGCAATTCCTTAAGGTTCTTAACTTTGTCTGATAGCTTGGCTATCACAGCCTTTGTGGTTTCCTCCGTTAATGTGGCACCAATCTTTGAAACAACATGGAGTAAGGCCTCCGCCATTTCTGCTGAGCAGCATAAACGTAGATCATGTTACATAATGCAATAAGAATTGAAAGCAATTGGCAAAAACTAAGCATAGTTGCATGATCAATTTATGCCATGTAATTATCAGTAAGACTAAAGCAAAATGGAAGGACACGAAAAATATGCTGAGGAGTACATTTATATTCAGTTTGATTCAAGTTTGTTTCCTGGCTTCTGATTTGGAATTCAATATTGATAATTAGGTGTAGAAATCTGGCCCATTAGCGCATACAGAATTATGATGCAGTTAATTAAAACATTTTGGTAAGTTTATGTATGGAACAAAGTGTTAAATAAACCTCACAGTATTAATAAACAATTATCCTTTTGTAAAATACCTTCTGCTCTCATTAATTGAATCATCAGTGTATTATGCCTCTGAATGTCATTGAAGATAAGCAATTTTGATGAGCCAAATAGTTCAAACTTTGTCTGCTtcattgctttgatagtgtgtCATATGGGGCACAGTGGCACACTGGCATATCATCTTGGTAGCCATGGATGCTAGCAAAGTGCAGCGGTGGTGAACTGATTGATACCACGTTTAGTGTGAGCTCTATGTGGCTTTCTTggtctctcatgaaacatggtgTCTATCCAAAGAGACACCCCTTGGTAATCTTGCTTAACATGTAGTCATTAGACAGTTGATTGTATATTACTGATTGGGTTAGGATCTTCTTTGCTAATGTTTGGATCCACAAGATTGAGAGTTCATTTAGTTCATGTTCAGTGGGGAGTCATATAGGTTGACCCTGCAGGAGATTGCCATTGCTCTGGGGGTTCCTCTAGTGACGGACTCATTGTTACTCTAGTTCCTATGCACCTCGTCGTGCATTGGGAGAGACTATTTCTATGTTGTTCAAGTAGTCGTTTAATGCTAATTCTTTGAGGACTCCAACAGAGTTGACACTAGTAGAAGCTGCCCTCTTGTGTTCAAGAAACCTTTGCTTCCTAGAGCAGGCTATGATGCTATGGTGAGGTTGTTACAGTTATTCAGCAGTGGTTACTATCTTTGGTAATGGGGCATATTCAATTTGACATTGTGGACATGCTTCATTGTGAGTGGGAGGAGGGGATGGCTGATGGGTTGGATCATCACAGAATGCCATATGCTCACCTTATTTGTTTTATTTTGGCTCAATGCATTGGCTTCCCACAACACATGGAGACCTTACAGACCAAGCCCCTGAGGGTTCTGCAGATACAGCTGGCAGAGGAGTTAGCTTAGGTTGAGGTGGATGATCTTGCTTTGAGAGAGGCTGAGGCTAGTGCTAGTCTTGCTGGGCTATATGGATCACTTGACAGTGATGACAGtgatgaggatgatgaggactatGTTAGGTGTTACCTTCGTCACCACCTCTGTATCCGAGACCAGCCAATGATGATGAGGCCAGCTATGGGATCTGGTGTTGCTAGAGAGGATACTTTGTTGCCAATCACCACCAACCAGTCGACTGCTACTCCAGCTGTTCCAGATTCTTTTGTTGAGATACGATGACATATGCTTGAGATGCAGGCCTAGCTTATAGCTTATACAGATGCACCAAGAGCAGGCTGCAGGCTGACAGGTTTGAGGCTCAGCAGCTATGAGCTGACAGACATAAGGAGGCTCTGGCATCATTGATTCAAGGACAAAATCCCTTCTTGAGCAATCAAATGAGGGAGGAGCAGACAGGACTTGCCCCTCCCCAGCTAAGGTGGAGTTTCATATCCACTAGTTCAGCCATGACTGATGATTTGAACCTAGTCAGAGAGCTTTCTTTCAGCAGCAGAGGTTTTAGCAGGTGCTACCAGTGTCATTGTTTCTTTAGGGGTTGCTAGTTTCTTCAGATTGCAGACTCCTCAGCCTCCCTCCCGTTTGGTGCACTCCCTTTCTATCGGGTAGTCTACAATTTAAGTCAATTGGTCATCAATTTGCTACCTCGGCATCTTCATCGACTAAGAGGATTATTGGTTCTGTTCCTATGAACGAGTTGTTGGAGACTCCTCCGTATCATGGTACTACAGCTGTTACCTCTTTAGAGACCATGAGTCATGCTATGGATACATGCTGGTACCTCTACTGCACCAGGCATGTTACTATCTCTACAAAGGCTACAATTGTCGCCACAGAGGCAGACACCGCAGAATGCATTCAGAGTCAGAGTACATCTGTTGGCTGTGGCACTCCTATCAACAAGGCTCTTGATCAGCTACACAAGGATGACGAGACCAATGCCTCGCTGTTCATCATGACCCTCAGTGTAGGCTCTACAATTGCACCTCCTCAGTCAACCCTTCGATGCAGGGGCGAAGCTAGCTACAAGCTAGTGGGTGCAAATGCACCACCCAAAATTCGAAAAACAGTGGTTTTATCTAAAATTTTACCATATATGCACCATGTATACCACAAGTCTATGCACCCAAAAGGCAAGTGCACCACctctaatttgctctagcttcgccactgctTCGATGCTAGTGTCTCTTTTTGGGTACTTAAATATCAAAAAGGGGAGAGTGTGTGACTTAGTGGGAGAGAATGGGTAACTAGGGTTTTAGTTCTTGCTTGCATGCTTCCATCCTGCTTGTGTAATGTACTCTTTGTCCATTTTGTGAAGAACCAAACTTTAGTTTAGGGGTTGTCTGGACATAGGCAAAACTTGGAGGGAGTAACTtgaactttttcctttttatactttatagtttttttttcataagTCACTTAGGTGTTTGATTTGAGAAACCACTGCATAGATAATGTGGTATATTTTGTGTTCATCAAATGAATTTTGGTTAAATTACTCTGTCTCTCATTCTTTTACTAATATTATAATATTGTAAGGGGATAAGGTAAGCATGGATCCACTGATTTTATTTCATGAATCAAACAAAAGGTAAAGAGTAACCAGTGCGAAAATGATGGACTATCACATTTCTGAAACCAAATACCAACTTCGGGCTGTTTGTTAGGTTGGAGTCCCTTGGTTTTTAAAAACATAGTATTCCCAAGGGCTGTAAAAGGATTAGTATGTTTTTGTGATATACTTACATTTGGGTCATGTTCATGCAGTCTGGTCCTTGGGGCTGTTCCTTAGGTCGGAGCCCCTTTGTAATAAGAGGTCAGTATTCCTAATGGTTCTACTGGCAGCGAGAGCTAGACTTGTAATAATGGTGGAGGTGGGCCGATTGTTCTTGAAGAGGATAAAGTTAAAACTTTCTTCCATTGTCTAAAAAGGATTGGCGTGCTTTTGTGATATACTTGCATTATATTCGTGGTAGATTTGTTTAATAACATGACCAACTGGAAATACATTCGAGTCCGGAAGTTCTGACATACTGTTTGTTACCAAAGATGCAATCTGATGCCTTAAACGGAATAGATTTTGATAGATCTTTTTTAGGCACTAAGTTTAGAGAAATTAAGAGAAAAAATGATGTATGATTTTGGTCAGAGCTCTGTTTCTCATTGCCCTAGGGCTTGTAATTCAGTAGCTCAAGATACATTAGCAGCAATTGGTTTAAATTGTAATAATGGACCTGTCCTCTTGCAGGACCATTTACCTGAGTATGTTTCTGTTctagtgtccagtgagttggcTGGACAAAGTGATTAATGGATATTtgacttcaaaaaaaaaagatgcagTCTGATTCTTTGGTGAGCTATAGTTGTAATCTATTGAGCTATCggttgggtttttttttttttttgcaaaatctggGACTGTTGGCTCATGCCTTTTTGCAGATTTGCTTTGTCTGCCTACAAGCAAGGGGGTTATAATATAGTAGCATTGCAAAGgggtaaaaaaaaaagatccacAAAATCTGGAATTCTGATATGTGAAAAGAAAATTTGCTTGACTAAATTTGATGAACATGGCAATTCATTATATCTCCTAGCAAAGAGAAGACGGAAGCATTTAGGTCTGATGATACCTGCTGGCCGCTGGGGGTTGGAGCTTGAGAGGTACTCAACAACAAGAAGCCTTGACACTGGAAGTCCAACAGTCTGATCTAAACCCTGCAGAAAAAAGTGGATGTGAATGGTGTTAAGATGCAGAAGCAAATTCATGCTACGACTGTATAATGGTCAGTGGTAATCCTAATGCAGCTGAACCGAAAACTGCACAGCGATTTAATAGGAAGGAGAATTTATGGCTGTCGATGTTCAAATTTGAGACAAATCACAGAAGGAAAAAACTCGGAGAAGAAGCTAACCACTTGAAGATGATGCTTGAAAACTTGGAGATGCTGTCGACGGCACTTTGGGTTGGGGAGCCGGTTGCCTCTGGTGACTGGTGAGCTAGTTCATTGCAAAGTAGCAGCAAGCCTTCTTGTGGTGTTTGATGAGCTGCGCTTATAGCTGAGGCTGCCGCGTTTACGGTGGAGGTCGGCAGCTCGCTGGGGAGATCAAGGCGACCTGGTGCAGTGATGCAAGCAAGGACAAGGAGGCTGGAGGCAAAAAAAGCTATCGAAGACTTGaagtcttcttgttttcttgcACGAGGACGACGACTTTGGCCAGGTCCAGGTCAAGGTTGCGCAATTACCGAGTACTCACAGAACGCCCCACTTGTGGGAAATGAATCAACGCAGAAACTACCCTTTGTagattatttttttgttttttcggtTTTTTTTAGATTAACAGGATTACATGCTGTTTCTTGGACAGTGCATGCCAAACGTGAGCCTTTTGAGGCCGCTAGCCTTTCTTTCCCATCAAGCGACCCTTTTAGCTTAGCTTTGCCTTGTTGTCTGTACTCGCAACCAACCATTGCCGCGTAACAATAGTTTACCTTTGCATCATTTTGTCATCTCCTCACGGTCATTTACATAGTACAATCATACATCTGCGTCTGTTCTAACTAGGCTAATTTGTAGTTGTTTGGTTGTGTTTATTGTACTAGCCTGGCTAGCATTTTGGCGTGTTTGGTTGTCTACCTTGTTTTGCATAGAATTACTCCTTTTTCTGTTCTGGTATGGTATACCAGCTCTCACACATTTCATCGAACACCACCACGGCTGGTCACCACCGATGAGGCCACCCATTTGCACCTCCTCAGTACCGTCACCGGCGCCAAGTCCTTAGAACGAGAGTGAAGACCAAGAGGTGACGGGAATGAATCACGGAGCCGGCCGAAAAGAACTATTTGCGCCTGGCCCTAGCTATATGGCAGGCCAGATAGAGCTGGCTCCAAGGACTGGCCAAACAACCAAACACCCCAAACCTGGCTCATTCAAGCAAAAAGCCAGGTTTGAagtccaaccaaacacactctatACCAGCTGACCGAGAAAAAAATGTTTTcctaaaaaaagaagatattGTTAGGTGTAATAATAGCTCATATGCACTGCAAAGTCCACAATACGATTAATGATGATATAGTGCGAACATTAGGGTAAGAATGACAAATACAAGCATTCGCGACTCAGAGAAATACAGAGGCAGAGGCCATGAACTATACAGAGTGGAGTTGGCCAGTGATCGAACTTGCAAGGTATGCTCTCTAGTTCAAATCCGAACTGACTATATCTGAACTAGGCCAAGGATCCCCGTCGTGCGAGGGATTCGCAGTGGTATTTATG is a window from the Sorghum bicolor cultivar BTx623 chromosome 5, Sorghum_bicolor_NCBIv3, whole genome shotgun sequence genome containing:
- the LOC8060015 gene encoding disease resistance protein RPM1; this translates as MAEALLHVVSKIGATLTEETTKAVIAKLSDKVKNLKELPEKVEEIGKEFKAMSIVVKQFSTPGHSDELVKDWIGEVRDMAHRVEDVMDKYSYHALKLEEENTMKKFFSKAYYVKVFSEIADEIIQIEKKIENVVKRRDRWLQLTQLIPNPLADIERNTPRISFREVVQADIVGIEHNRRQVTEWLYSDKQDSIVITVSGMGGLGKTILVANVYEQEKINFTTHAWIVVSQTYGLVDLLRKMLRKIGDQEHSHSQLMDLDTHDLEVKIKERLSGGNCLFVLDDVWNREAYTQIMDVFQNLQACRVIITTRQEHVAALAQPRHQLKLKPLEHNDAFNLFCRKAFYNRMECKCPQNLEKLANALVDRCQGLPLAIVSIGGMLSSLPATEYVWNETYNQLRGELANNDHLRAILNLSYHDTPGELRNCFLYCGLFPEDHKFSRESLVRLWVAESFAVPKEQSTAEEVADRYLRELIQRNMLEVVDNDELGRVSTCKMHDLVRELVLSISKEEKYGCAYDFSSMSQMDKDVRRLSSCGWKDKIAVKANFPRLRTLVALGIISSPSQLLSPILSESHYLTVLELQDSEITVVPASIGNLFNLRYIGLRRTRVKSLPESIGKLSNLLTLDIKQTKIEKLPRGIVRVKKLRHLLADRYDDEEQSKFRYFIGMQAPKQLSNLEDLQTLETVEASEDLAEQLVKLTKLQSVWIDKIRAVDCANLFATLSMMPLLSSLLLSASDENEELCLQALKPESEKLHRLIIRGCWADKTLECPIFLDHGRNLKYLAISWCGLKDDPFKLLAPYVPNLTYLSLNRVCSANTLVLYEGCFPQLKTLVLKHMPDVCELKISDRALPQIEGLYVVTLQKLNKVPQGIESLRSLKKLRLLHLHQDFKAQWHMNGMQQKMHYVPELLI